One Prinia subflava isolate CZ2003 ecotype Zambia chromosome 8, Cam_Psub_1.2, whole genome shotgun sequence DNA window includes the following coding sequences:
- the LOC134553629 gene encoding cadherin-related family member 5-like, translating into MVWGTLKRPLGAARGEGSTGRSSVHGKGNEGVPAGKQPWTAFPGGKVSVGICTGVTHRCDTPGSHTGSHSSVTHQGHTQGHTPVSHTGVTQQGHTQGHTPVSHISVTHRVTPCCHTPLSPPSTHTPPRGWHAPPFPLPCFVLARCPSPARPGSRGARLGRRGCSPPGPPGAPRGPCRSPTAPGCGARRAEVLGMDAAGVTDKEGSRKPGPAPCQQPRLPEHVPSLSLHGGSMSPPHGCWRGFALHGWGRTVLGGRMLRAASALWGWHGGQPGCCGGISQPTVGFWRMARRPQQCPRVGRGGGRAG; encoded by the coding sequence ATGGTGTGGGGCACCCTGAAAcgtcccctgggagctgcaaggGGGGAAggcagcaccgggagaagcTCCGTGCACGGGAAGGGAAATGAGGGAGTTCCCGCTGGAAAACAGCCGTGGACAGCATTTCCAGGAGGGAAAGTGTCAGTCGGGATATGCACAGGAGTGACACACCGGTGTGACACACCAGGGTCACACACAGGGTCacacagcagtgtcacacaccAGGGTCACACACAGGGTCACACACCAGTGTCACACACCGGTGTGACACAGCAAGGTCACACACAGGGTCACACACCAGTGTCACATAtcagtgtcacacacagggTCACACCCTGCTGTCACACCCCGCTGTCACCCCCCAGCACGCACACACCTCCCAGGGGCTGGCACGCCCCACCTTTCCCCCTGCCGTGCTTTGTCCTGGCGCGGTGCCCGAGCCCAGCCAGGCCGGGCTCCCGcggtgccaggctgggcaggaggggctgcagccccccgggCCCTCCGGGAGCCCCGCGGGGTCCCTGTCGGAGCCCGACGGCCCCGGGCTGCGGAGCCAGGCGTGCGGAGGTGCTGGGGATGGATGCCGCGGGAGTCACGGACAAAGAAGGATCTCGAaagcccggccccgctccctgccagcagcctcgGCTGCCGGAGCACGTCCCAAGCCTGTCCCTCCACGGGGGTTCGATGTCACCCCCTCACGGGTGCTGGAGGGGGTTTGCCCTACATGGATGGGGACGGACGGTGCTGGGTGGGAGGATGCTCCGGGCGGCCTCGGCCCTGTGGGGCTGGCATGGGGGGCAgcctgggtgctgtgggggCATTTCCCAGCCCACAGTTGGATTTTGGAGGATGGCACGGCGccctcagcagtgccccagggtgggcagagggggtggcagggcaggatga
- the TMEM59L gene encoding transmembrane protein 59-like isoform X2, protein MAAPARRPRALLALGLALLAAVAVAGTGTGTDPFSPQLGDTGGCRGQCGRSLQRRAAADAVLNACYRGCRLFSICHFVDASAELNTTRAECEAACAEAYGNAEEQFGCVTGCRKQLPEVEESRKEKSLELRAPSFSVLDLVSTFCNDIVSSAQSFISSTWTFYLQADDGKVVVFQSQPEMEYPAPEALEMQPAQPGSGSGSSPGAPQPHTGPRAKGDKPPVKEPRGKAKVHPQEPPQQEHDFLGCMSKRSGLPRWILAACLFLSIMVMLWLSCASLVTAPEQHVKTQPLSINGDKEYLEDLDGPGSFPLPPVITVTLCPAHGGDDAGPLPLKVDLDKTIL, encoded by the exons AtggcggccccggcccgccggccccgggcccTGCTCGCCCTCGGCCTGGCCCTTCTCGCCGCCGTCGCCGTcgccggcaccggcaccggcaccgacCCCTTCTCGCCGCAGCTGGGAGACACCGGCGGGTGCCGCGGGCAGTGCGGCCGCAGCCTGCAGCGCCGGGCCGCCGCC GATGCTGTTCTCAACGCCTGTTACCGGGGCTGCCGGCTGTTCTCCATCTGTCACTTCGTGGATGCGAGCGCCGAGCTCAACACGACCAGAGCCGAGTGcgaggcag CCTGTGCCGAGGCCTACGGCAACGCCGAGGAGCAGTTTGGGTGCGTGACCGGGTGCCGCAAGCAGCTGCCCGAggtggaggagagcaggaaggaaaag agcctggagctgagggCGCCGTCGTTTTCTGTGTTGGATTTGGTCTCCACCTTCTGCAATGACATCgtcagctctgcccagagcttcATCTCCTCCACCTGGACCTTCTACCTGCAGGCGGACGATGGCAAAGTCGTGGTGTTTCAG TCCCAGCCTGAGATGGAGTACCCGGCACCCGAGGCCCTGGAgatgcagccagcacagccaggatcgggatcgggatccAGCCCCGGCGCCCCCCAGCCTCACACAG GGCCCCGGGCAAAGGGGGACAAGCCCCCCGTGAAGGAGCCTCGGGGCAAAGCCAAGGTGcacccccaggagccccccCAGCAGGAGCACGATTTCCTCGGCTGCATGTCCAA GCGCTCGGGCCTTCCTCGCTGGATCCTGGCTGCCTGCCTCTTCCTCTCCATCATGGTGATGCTgtggctcagctgtgccagcctggtgACCGCCCCTGAGCAGCACGTCAAGACCCAG CCTCTGAGCATCAACGGGGACAAGGAGTACCTGGAGGACCTGGACGGCCCCGGCTCCTTCCCGCTGCCGCCCGTCATCACCGTCACTCTGTGCCCCGCGCACGGCGGGGACGACGCGGGGCCGCTGCCCCTCAAGGTCGACCTGGACAAGACCATCCTGTAG
- the TMEM59L gene encoding transmembrane protein 59-like isoform X1, with product MAAPARRPRALLALGLALLAAVAVAGTGTGTDPFSPQLGDTGGCRGQCGRSLQRRAAADAVLNACYRGCRLFSICHFVDASAELNTTRAECEAACAEAYGNAEEQFGCVTGCRKQLPEVEESRKEKSLELRAPSFSVLDLVSTFCNDIVSSAQSFISSTWTFYLQADDGKVVVFQSQPEMEYPAPEALEMQPAQPGSGSGSSPGAPQPHTGPRAKGDKPPVKEPRGKAKVHPQEPPQQEHDFLGCMSKRGVVGCYRRSGLPRWILAACLFLSIMVMLWLSCASLVTAPEQHVKTQPLSINGDKEYLEDLDGPGSFPLPPVITVTLCPAHGGDDAGPLPLKVDLDKTIL from the exons AtggcggccccggcccgccggccccgggcccTGCTCGCCCTCGGCCTGGCCCTTCTCGCCGCCGTCGCCGTcgccggcaccggcaccggcaccgacCCCTTCTCGCCGCAGCTGGGAGACACCGGCGGGTGCCGCGGGCAGTGCGGCCGCAGCCTGCAGCGCCGGGCCGCCGCC GATGCTGTTCTCAACGCCTGTTACCGGGGCTGCCGGCTGTTCTCCATCTGTCACTTCGTGGATGCGAGCGCCGAGCTCAACACGACCAGAGCCGAGTGcgaggcag CCTGTGCCGAGGCCTACGGCAACGCCGAGGAGCAGTTTGGGTGCGTGACCGGGTGCCGCAAGCAGCTGCCCGAggtggaggagagcaggaaggaaaag agcctggagctgagggCGCCGTCGTTTTCTGTGTTGGATTTGGTCTCCACCTTCTGCAATGACATCgtcagctctgcccagagcttcATCTCCTCCACCTGGACCTTCTACCTGCAGGCGGACGATGGCAAAGTCGTGGTGTTTCAG TCCCAGCCTGAGATGGAGTACCCGGCACCCGAGGCCCTGGAgatgcagccagcacagccaggatcgggatcgggatccAGCCCCGGCGCCCCCCAGCCTCACACAG GGCCCCGGGCAAAGGGGGACAAGCCCCCCGTGAAGGAGCCTCGGGGCAAAGCCAAGGTGcacccccaggagccccccCAGCAGGAGCACGATTTCCTCGGCTGCATGTCCAAG CGGGGGGTGGTGGGGTGCTACAGGCGCTCGGGCCTTCCTCGCTGGATCCTGGCTGCCTGCCTCTTCCTCTCCATCATGGTGATGCTgtggctcagctgtgccagcctggtgACCGCCCCTGAGCAGCACGTCAAGACCCAG CCTCTGAGCATCAACGGGGACAAGGAGTACCTGGAGGACCTGGACGGCCCCGGCTCCTTCCCGCTGCCGCCCGTCATCACCGTCACTCTGTGCCCCGCGCACGGCGGGGACGACGCGGGGCCGCTGCCCCTCAAGGTCGACCTGGACAAGACCATCCTGTAG
- the CRLF1 gene encoding cytokine receptor-like factor 1 isoform X1: MPPPPLLPMLPLLLLLCPRLPRAEPLSYPAVISPQDPTLLIGSSLVATCTLSPDVPLKAEDLYWTLNGRRLPAASYAALGPSTLSVALARLNGSRQQSGDNLVCHSRDGGILAGSCLYVGLPPEKPVNITCWSKNMKDLTCKWAPGTEGETFLHTNYTLKYKRRWYGQDNTCQEYHTAGTYSCHIPKDLALFTPYEIWVEASNRLGVAVSDVVMLDILDVVTTDPPSDVHVSRVGDLEDQLSVRWSSPPALKDFLFQAKYQIQYRVEDSSEWKVVDDVGNQTSCRLAGLRPGTVYFVQVRCNPFSIYGSKKAGIWSDWSNPTAASTPRSERVAGGCDPKGGEQNTTLRRELKQFFGWVKKHAYGCSNLGIKLYDQWRVWLQKSHKARNQVLPGDKL, translated from the exons atgccgccgccgccgctgctcccgatgctgccgctgctgctgctgctctgcccgCGCCTGCCCCGCGCCGAGCCGCTCTCCT ACCCCGCCGTGATCTCCCCCCAGGACCCCACGCTGCTGATCGGCTCCTCGCTGGTGGCCACGTGCACGCTGAGCCCCGATGTCCCTCTGAAGGCCGAGGATCTGTACTGGACACTGAACGGGCGGCGCCTCCCGGCCGCCTCCTACGCCGCCCTGGGCCCCTCCACGCTCAGCGTGGCCCTGGCGCGCCTCAACGGCTCCAGGCAGCAGTCGGGGGACAACCTGGTGTGCCACAGCAGGGACGGTGGCATCCTGGCCGGCTCCTGCCTTTATGTTGGAC TACCCCCAGAAAAACCAGTCAACATCACTTGCTGGTCCAAAAACATGAAGGACCTGACGTGCAAGTGGGCGCCGGGGACAGAAGGGGAGACCTTCCTGCACACCAACTACACCCTGAAGTACAAGCGCAG GTGGTACGGCCAGGACAACACCTGCCAGGAGTACCACACGGCCGGCACCTACTCCTGCCACATCCCCAAGGACCTGGCCCTCTTCACGCCCTACGAGATCTGGGTGGAGGCGTCCAACCGCCTGGGGGTGGCCGTGTCCGACGTGGTCATGCTGGACATCCTCGACGTGG TCACCACGGACCCGCCGTCGGACGTGCACGTCAGCAGGGTGGGCGACCTGGAGGACCAGCTGAGCGTGCGCTGGAGCTCCCCGCCGGCCCTCAAGGATTTCCTCTTCCAAGCCAAGTACCAGATCCAATACCGCGTGGAGGACAGCTCCGAGTGGAAG GTGGTGGACGACGTGGGCAACCAGACCTCCTGTCGCCTGGCCGGCCTGCGCCCCGGCACCGTCTACTTCGTCCAGGTGCGCTGTAACCCCTTCAGCATCTACGGCTCCAAGAAAGCCGGGATCTGGAGCGACTGGAGCAACCCCACGGCCGCCTCCACCCCGCGCAGCG AGCGAGTGGCGGGGGGCTGCGACCCCAAAGGCGGGGAGCAGAACACGACGCTGCGGCGGGAGCTGAAGCAGTTTTTCGGGTGGGTGAAGAAACACGCCTACGGCTGCTCCAACCTCGGCATCAAACTCTACGACCAGTGGCGCGTGTGGCTGCAGAAATCGCACAAAGCACGCAACCAG GTTCTTCCCGGCGATAAGCTGTAG
- the CRLF1 gene encoding cytokine receptor-like factor 1 isoform X2, with product MPPPPLLPMLPLLLLLCPRLPRAEPLSYPAVISPQDPTLLIGSSLVATCTLSPDVPLKAEDLYWTLNGRRLPAASYAALGPSTLSVALARLNGSRQQSGDNLVCHSRDGGILAGSCLYVGLPPEKPVNITCWSKNMKDLTCKWAPGTEGETFLHTNYTLKYKRRWYGQDNTCQEYHTAGTYSCHIPKDLALFTPYEIWVEASNRLGVAVSDVVMLDILDVVTTDPPSDVHVSRVGDLEDQLSVRWSSPPALKDFLFQAKYQIQYRVEDSSEWKVVDDVGNQTSCRLAGLRPGTVYFVQVRCNPFSIYGSKKAGIWSDWSNPTAASTPRSERVAGGCDPKGGEQNTTLRRELKQFFGWVKKHAYGCSNLGIKLYDQWRVWLQKSHKARNQVGSSRR from the exons atgccgccgccgccgctgctcccgatgctgccgctgctgctgctgctctgcccgCGCCTGCCCCGCGCCGAGCCGCTCTCCT ACCCCGCCGTGATCTCCCCCCAGGACCCCACGCTGCTGATCGGCTCCTCGCTGGTGGCCACGTGCACGCTGAGCCCCGATGTCCCTCTGAAGGCCGAGGATCTGTACTGGACACTGAACGGGCGGCGCCTCCCGGCCGCCTCCTACGCCGCCCTGGGCCCCTCCACGCTCAGCGTGGCCCTGGCGCGCCTCAACGGCTCCAGGCAGCAGTCGGGGGACAACCTGGTGTGCCACAGCAGGGACGGTGGCATCCTGGCCGGCTCCTGCCTTTATGTTGGAC TACCCCCAGAAAAACCAGTCAACATCACTTGCTGGTCCAAAAACATGAAGGACCTGACGTGCAAGTGGGCGCCGGGGACAGAAGGGGAGACCTTCCTGCACACCAACTACACCCTGAAGTACAAGCGCAG GTGGTACGGCCAGGACAACACCTGCCAGGAGTACCACACGGCCGGCACCTACTCCTGCCACATCCCCAAGGACCTGGCCCTCTTCACGCCCTACGAGATCTGGGTGGAGGCGTCCAACCGCCTGGGGGTGGCCGTGTCCGACGTGGTCATGCTGGACATCCTCGACGTGG TCACCACGGACCCGCCGTCGGACGTGCACGTCAGCAGGGTGGGCGACCTGGAGGACCAGCTGAGCGTGCGCTGGAGCTCCCCGCCGGCCCTCAAGGATTTCCTCTTCCAAGCCAAGTACCAGATCCAATACCGCGTGGAGGACAGCTCCGAGTGGAAG GTGGTGGACGACGTGGGCAACCAGACCTCCTGTCGCCTGGCCGGCCTGCGCCCCGGCACCGTCTACTTCGTCCAGGTGCGCTGTAACCCCTTCAGCATCTACGGCTCCAAGAAAGCCGGGATCTGGAGCGACTGGAGCAACCCCACGGCCGCCTCCACCCCGCGCAGCG AGCGAGTGGCGGGGGGCTGCGACCCCAAAGGCGGGGAGCAGAACACGACGCTGCGGCGGGAGCTGAAGCAGTTTTTCGGGTGGGTGAAGAAACACGCCTACGGCTGCTCCAACCTCGGCATCAAACTCTACGACCAGTGGCGCGTGTGGCTGCAGAAATCGCACAAAGCACGCAACCAGGTAG GTTCTTCCCGGCGATAA
- the CRLF1 gene encoding cytokine receptor-like factor 1 isoform X3, which yields MPPPPLLPMLPLLLLLCPRLPRAEPLSYPAVISPQDPTLLIGSSLVATCTLSPDVPLKAEDLYWTLNGRRLPAASYAALGPSTLSVALARLNGSRQQSGDNLVCHSRDGGILAGSCLYVGLPPEKPVNITCWSKNMKDLTCKWAPGTEGETFLHTNYTLKYKRRWYGQDNTCQEYHTAGTYSCHIPKDLALFTPYEIWVEASNRLGVAVSDVVMLDILDVVTTDPPSDVHVSRVGDLEDQLSVRWSSPPALKDFLFQAKYQIQYRVEDSSEWKVVDDVGNQTSCRLAGLRPGTVYFVQVRCNPFSIYGSKKAGIWSDWSNPTAASTPRSERVAGGCDPKGGEQNTTLRRELKQFFGWVKKHAYGCSNLGIKLYDQWRVWLQKSHKARNQVGKEFFPAISCSPRGTERRQDGTGRPAPTRDRPRPPRPRRGGAGRRPGRSAAPQPWGMGWGEVGGPGWPSPGDSEGTRQPCPAAGGTGALLCQPEQPLG from the exons atgccgccgccgccgctgctcccgatgctgccgctgctgctgctgctctgcccgCGCCTGCCCCGCGCCGAGCCGCTCTCCT ACCCCGCCGTGATCTCCCCCCAGGACCCCACGCTGCTGATCGGCTCCTCGCTGGTGGCCACGTGCACGCTGAGCCCCGATGTCCCTCTGAAGGCCGAGGATCTGTACTGGACACTGAACGGGCGGCGCCTCCCGGCCGCCTCCTACGCCGCCCTGGGCCCCTCCACGCTCAGCGTGGCCCTGGCGCGCCTCAACGGCTCCAGGCAGCAGTCGGGGGACAACCTGGTGTGCCACAGCAGGGACGGTGGCATCCTGGCCGGCTCCTGCCTTTATGTTGGAC TACCCCCAGAAAAACCAGTCAACATCACTTGCTGGTCCAAAAACATGAAGGACCTGACGTGCAAGTGGGCGCCGGGGACAGAAGGGGAGACCTTCCTGCACACCAACTACACCCTGAAGTACAAGCGCAG GTGGTACGGCCAGGACAACACCTGCCAGGAGTACCACACGGCCGGCACCTACTCCTGCCACATCCCCAAGGACCTGGCCCTCTTCACGCCCTACGAGATCTGGGTGGAGGCGTCCAACCGCCTGGGGGTGGCCGTGTCCGACGTGGTCATGCTGGACATCCTCGACGTGG TCACCACGGACCCGCCGTCGGACGTGCACGTCAGCAGGGTGGGCGACCTGGAGGACCAGCTGAGCGTGCGCTGGAGCTCCCCGCCGGCCCTCAAGGATTTCCTCTTCCAAGCCAAGTACCAGATCCAATACCGCGTGGAGGACAGCTCCGAGTGGAAG GTGGTGGACGACGTGGGCAACCAGACCTCCTGTCGCCTGGCCGGCCTGCGCCCCGGCACCGTCTACTTCGTCCAGGTGCGCTGTAACCCCTTCAGCATCTACGGCTCCAAGAAAGCCGGGATCTGGAGCGACTGGAGCAACCCCACGGCCGCCTCCACCCCGCGCAGCG AGCGAGTGGCGGGGGGCTGCGACCCCAAAGGCGGGGAGCAGAACACGACGCTGCGGCGGGAGCTGAAGCAGTTTTTCGGGTGGGTGAAGAAACACGCCTACGGCTGCTCCAACCTCGGCATCAAACTCTACGACCAGTGGCGCGTGTGGCTGCAGAAATCGCACAAAGCACGCAACCAGGTAGGTAAGGA GTTCTTCCCGGCGATAAGCTGTAGCCCGCGGGGGACCGAGCGCCGGCAGGATGGCACGGGGCGCCCGGCGCCCACCCGGGAccgcccgcgcccgccccggccccgccgcgggggcGCGGGGAGGCGGCCGGGGCGCAGCGCGGCCCCGCAGCCCTgggggatggggtggggtgAGGTTGGGGGGCCGGGCTGGCCCAGCCCCGGGGACAGCGAGGGGACCCGCCAGCCTTGCCCGGCCGCGGGGGGCACGGGGGCTTTGCTCTGCCAGccggagcagcccctgggatgA
- the REX1BD gene encoding required for excision 1-B domain-containing protein isoform X2 yields MTGEAVRELLQRLRALQSERVETYRLFEEGHRAYLSSAPHYDFPRYRQLVHEVTVAFSGISREVLAIAGRLRGELGRPDLAQHLARLQEREQEKLQLTAQLQLARQQAQDQPEVDAHQQEVQELKHKLIKTIEAISEILQDLKYDSEEVE; encoded by the exons atg ACGGGCGAGGCCGTGCGGGAGCTGCTGCAGCGGCTGCGGGCGCTGCAGAGCGAGCGGGTCGAGACGTACCGGCTCTTCGAGGA GGGCCACCGGGCGTACCTGAGCAGTGCCCCCCACTATGACTTCCCGCGGTACCGGCAGCTGGTGCACGAGGTCACCGTGGCCTTCAGCGGCATCTCCCGGGAGGTGCTGGCCATCGCCGGGCGCCTGCGGGGCGAGCTGGGCCGCCCCGACCTGGCCCAGCACCTGGCCCGGCTCCAGGAGCgggagcaggagaagctgcagctg ACGGCGCAGCTGCAGCTGGCCCGGCAGCAGGCGCAGGACCAGCCCGAGGTGGACGCCCATcagcaggaggtgcaggagctCAAGCACAA GCTAATTAAAACCATTGAGGCAATCAGCGAAATTCTCCAGGACCTTAAGTACGATTCGGAAGAAGTTGAGTGA
- the REX1BD gene encoding required for excision 1-B domain-containing protein isoform X1 — MGVPVPVREHVAEGLPTGEAVRELLQRLRALQSERVETYRLFEEGHRAYLSSAPHYDFPRYRQLVHEVTVAFSGISREVLAIAGRLRGELGRPDLAQHLARLQEREQEKLQLTAQLQLARQQAQDQPEVDAHQQEVQELKHKLIKTIEAISEILQDLKYDSEEVE, encoded by the exons ATGGGAGTCCCGGTGCCGGTCCGTGAACACGTGGCCGAGGGGCTCCCG ACGGGCGAGGCCGTGCGGGAGCTGCTGCAGCGGCTGCGGGCGCTGCAGAGCGAGCGGGTCGAGACGTACCGGCTCTTCGAGGA GGGCCACCGGGCGTACCTGAGCAGTGCCCCCCACTATGACTTCCCGCGGTACCGGCAGCTGGTGCACGAGGTCACCGTGGCCTTCAGCGGCATCTCCCGGGAGGTGCTGGCCATCGCCGGGCGCCTGCGGGGCGAGCTGGGCCGCCCCGACCTGGCCCAGCACCTGGCCCGGCTCCAGGAGCgggagcaggagaagctgcagctg ACGGCGCAGCTGCAGCTGGCCCGGCAGCAGGCGCAGGACCAGCCCGAGGTGGACGCCCATcagcaggaggtgcaggagctCAAGCACAA GCTAATTAAAACCATTGAGGCAATCAGCGAAATTCTCCAGGACCTTAAGTACGATTCGGAAGAAGTTGAGTGA